From the Aquipuribacter hungaricus genome, one window contains:
- a CDS encoding homoserine kinase has protein sequence MTAGHVPLPPRDVHVSVAASSANLGPGFDAVGLALDLRDEVRVGCRPAADPAAPRTSVTVTGMGSQDVPTDERHLVARWVRGGLAGLGAGADLVDLHLDCTNVVPHGRGLGSSAAAVVQGLAAAWALVHGDAEEAGGLSRCEWLVATSSAAEGHGDNAAASVLGGAVLAWSDGTTYRATRLDVAPDLPVVTCVPEEVLMTEVARSLLPATVPHADAAFTGARTGLLVQALRGRAELLLPATEDRIHQQQRAGAMPRSHALMTRLRAEGVAACVSGAGPSVLCLGAPREQVASLAGDGWLVRGHAVGGPAVSSVLGTTSG, from the coding sequence GCCGCCGCGCGACGTCCACGTCTCCGTCGCGGCGTCCTCGGCCAACCTCGGTCCCGGCTTCGACGCCGTGGGGCTCGCCCTCGACCTGCGCGACGAGGTCCGGGTGGGCTGCCGCCCGGCGGCCGACCCCGCCGCACCCCGCACGAGCGTCACGGTCACCGGCATGGGCAGCCAGGACGTGCCGACCGACGAGCGGCACCTGGTGGCGCGCTGGGTCCGCGGCGGGCTGGCCGGGCTCGGGGCGGGCGCCGACCTCGTCGACCTGCACCTGGACTGCACCAACGTCGTCCCGCACGGGCGCGGGCTCGGCTCGTCGGCCGCGGCCGTCGTCCAGGGCCTCGCCGCCGCGTGGGCCCTGGTGCACGGCGACGCCGAGGAGGCCGGCGGCCTGTCGCGCTGCGAGTGGCTCGTCGCGACCAGCTCCGCCGCGGAGGGCCACGGCGACAACGCCGCGGCCAGCGTGCTCGGCGGTGCGGTGCTCGCCTGGTCCGACGGGACGACCTACCGGGCCACCCGCCTCGACGTCGCGCCCGACCTGCCGGTCGTCACGTGCGTGCCCGAGGAGGTGCTCATGACCGAGGTCGCGCGCTCGCTGCTGCCGGCCACGGTGCCGCACGCCGACGCCGCGTTCACCGGCGCCCGCACCGGGCTGCTCGTCCAGGCGCTGCGCGGGCGGGCCGAGCTCCTGCTGCCCGCCACCGAGGACCGGATCCACCAGCAGCAGCGCGCCGGCGCCATGCCCCGCAGCCACGCCCTGATGACGCGGCTGCGCGCCGAGGGCGTCGCGGCGTGCGTGTCCGGGGCCGGGCCGTCGGTGCTGTGCCTGGGCGCGCCGCGCGAGCAGGTGGCGTCGCTGGCCGGCGACGGCTGGCTCGTCCGCGGCCACGCCGTCGGTGGGCCGGCCGTGTCGTCCGTCCTGGGGACCACCTCCGGCTGA